ACAATTAAGACTTTTTTATCACTTAAATCTACATCTTTAAATATCTCTTTTGTCTCTTCTTTCTCTTCTTCTCTATGTAAGAAAAGATTTATTTCATTTAGTATTCTTTCATTTGAATTTGCTGTTTTTACAATAATACTATTACTATACTCTTGAAGTCTAACTTTCTCTTCTTTTGTTAAATCTTTTGCAGTATAGATAATAATAGGAAGTTTTGGATGTTTATTTTTTATAAATTCACATACTTCTTGACCTGTTCCATCCATCAAACTTAAATCAACTACAACTGTATCATACTTCTCTGTTTTTAATTCATCTATTGCATCTTGTGCACTATTTACAGCAGTGATTTTAACATCATCTGTACCAATTAGCTCTATTAGTGCTTCTTTTTGTATATCATTGTCTTCTACAATAAGTAAGTCTTTTATCTCTTTTTTGTTGATATTTTCTATTGAATTAATAACATTATTAATATCACCATCTAAAACAGGTTTTTGTAAATAACCAATTGCACCAAGTTTTAATGTTTCGCTATTTTTATCTTTTGAAGAGATAATATGTACAGGAATATTTTTTGTTGCTTGTTTTGATTTTAACTCTTTTAATACTTCGATACCATCCATATCAGGAAGAGTTAAATCAAGCATAATACCTTTTATATTATATTTTTTAACCAGTTCTAATCCTGTTGATGCATTAAGTGCAATAAGTCCATAGTTACCACTTTTTTTAATCTCTTCATATACAATTGAAGAGAATACTTCATCATCATCAATAATTAAAAATGCTTCTTTTGTATTATCTAAATGTTTTCTATCATCAACTACTATCTCTTCTTGCTCTTCAAATGATAAAGAAGGTTTACTTACAAAATTACTTTTTTCTTCTATATCTTCTTCTATGTGATGTTCATCACTTTTATTTAAATTAGGTAAATCAATACTAAATTTACTACCTTTATTCTCTTTAGATTCTAAAGAGATATATCCACCAAGAAGTTTACTTAACTCTCTTGAAATAGATAATCCAAGTCCAGTTCCACCATATTGTCTACTTGTACTTCCATCAGCTTGAGTAAATGCTTTGAAAATAAGTTCTTGTTTATCTTCTGGTATTCCAATTCCAGTATCTTGAACACTTATACAAAAATCTTTTGTCAAATCTTTAGAAGGAGCTATACTTAAAGTAATAGTTCCATTTTTTGTAAATTTTAATGAGTTAGAAATAAGATTTCTAATGATTTGTGAGATTCTATCTTTATCATTATAAATTGGCGCATTATAAGTGTCTTCTATTTCAAGTTTAATGCCTTTTTCAATTGCTGTGTAGTTAAAAATCTCTTTCATTTGTTCTAATAAATCAATACTATTAAATTTATCAACTATTAGTTCCATTTTCCCTGATTCTACTTTTGATAAATCTAAAATATCATTTATTAGTCTTAATAACTCATTTCCAGATTCAAATATAGTTTTGGCTTTTTTAATATCATCATCACTTAAAGTTTTTTTGCTATTTTTTTGAAGTAGAGAAGATAATAATATTATTGAATTTAATGGTGTTCTTAATTCATGTGACATATTTGCTAAAAATTCAGATTTATATTTTCCTGATTGCTCTAACTCTTTTGCTTTTTGTTCAATCTCTTTTTTTGTATCTTCTAAAAGTCTGTTTTGTTCTTTTAGATTTTGTTCTGAGATTTTTAATTGTTGTTGTTGCTCTTCCATATTAGCATTTGCTTCTTCTAATTGCTGTTGTTGCTCTTCTAAGTTAGCATTTGCTTCTTCTAGTTGTTGCTGTTGCTCTTCCATATTAGCATTTGCTTCTTCTAGTTTTATTTGGTTGATTTCTAGTTCTGCATTTGCTTTTTTTGTCTCTTCTAAAAGCTCTTTTACTTTTTTGTTTTTAATTGCACTTGATATTGCAATACAAATAGTTCTATTAATATTATCAAAGAAATCTAATATCTTTTTGTCAAAAGAAGTAAATGAACCAATTTCAATAACACCAAATATCTCTTTATTATAAATAAGAGGGAAAGTATATGTATTAAAAGAACTTTGTGTTGTTGTTCCTGTTGTTATTAAAGATTCATCTTTTTTAATATTTGTTAAAAGTATTGGTTTTTTTTGAAATGCAACTTGACCAATAATCCCCTCTTTTAAGTCAAATTCATTTGATAGCTCATCTCTTCTTACATGGGCAAAACTAGAGTATTCTCTTAACTTTTTATCATTTTCATTATAAATATAAAGTACTGCAACACCTGCATTTACATAATTACTTATAAAGTTTATAGATTCATCAGTAACAGCTTTTAAATCTTTTAAATTGATTAGAATTTGATTTAGTTGATTAACCCCATCTTTTATCCAAGTCTCTATTTCTACTTTTTTTATATTTTCTTGCGTTCTAACAATCCCTTTGTTTACGGCTTTACTCATCAATCCAATTTCATCTTTTGAATTAATCTCTAAAAGTTTTACTTCATCTGATTCTCTATTTAAGAATTTAAAGAATGTTAGTAATCCATCTTGAAATTTATTCAAAGAGTTAATTATATATTTTTGAATAACCAAATAAAGAATTAAAGATACAACCAATAAAGTAATTAAACTTATAATTAATAATGTTCTTTTTAACTCTTCTGGTGTTTTTAAAACTTCCTTTAAATCAACTTGAGATACAACTGCCCAAGATAAGTTTTTATTGATATTAAAATGTGTGTATGAAGATAGAACTTCTTTACCTCTAAAATCAATATTTGTTTTTGTATCAGTAAAACCTTTAAATGCTTCTTCTACTGGAAGAGTATTTATAAATCCAACTTTAGGATTTTTAAGTGAAGCTTCAAGTGAGTGAGTTGTAGGTGCTAGAAAACTATTACTTCTCATTAAGTGATCTTTTCCTACTAAATAATCTTCATGTGTTGTTGCATATCCTGCTCTAAAATTCATAATATCTTCAATACTACTTAATTTTAGTTTTAAAACAACAACTGCTTTAAACTCTCCATCTATATAAATAGGTGAAGCTAAAAACATTGCAGGACCATAATCATTTGGAGCATATTTATGCACATCACTATATACAATTTTTCTTGTATCTTTTACTTCTTTCCAGATTTTACCCAATGTTGAATCTGTAAGTGTACCTGTTGCTAGATTTTCTCCATAATCAGATAATTTTTTATATGTATAAAATACATGTCCATATTTAGAAACTAAAATAACATCACTAAATGGATAAGTATTTGTATAGTCTTTATAAAAACTATCCCATTTTGGAAGTGCTTGTTTTATCTTTTTGTTATCAATTGGAAACTTCTCAAATTTATCATAGCCTATTTGTTTATGTAAATTTTCAAATTCAACAGTTAAATTTTTAACAAATGGTGTATCCGAAAGAAGATTTACTTGCTTTGTATATAATTTAAAAAGTTCTTGTAATTGTCTAACTTTTGAATCTCTTGTTGCTGTTAATGCTTTGTATTTTTGTTCAATTAGAGTGTTTTCTGCTTCTTTTATAGAAATAACACCTAAAATTGTTGATAGAAAAATCAAAGAAAATATTGAGAGTATAAAAAGTTTAATTTTGATTGATAAGTTTTTCATCTAGCCTCTTTTAATTTAATTAGTACTATTTTATCATTATGTTACTTTATGTTTTTAAAAATAGATTTATATTTAATTTATAAACTAAAATTCAACAGTGCATATATTAATTTTCAAATCAGAAAGATTTAGATATAATCGCGATAGCTTACAAATTGGAGTATATTTTATATGGTACAAATAGTTAATTTGAAGAAAGCTTTTGGAGCAAGAGTTTTATTTCAAGATATAAATTTAAAATTTGATACAGGGAAAAGATATGGACTTATCGGTGCAAATGGTGCTGGTAAAACAACTTTCCTTAAAATTCTTTCTGGACAAGAAGATGCAACAGAAGGTGAAGTACAAATTCAAAATGGTAAAAAAGTAGGGGTTCTTTCACAAAATCAATTTGCATATGAAGAATACTCTATTTTTGATACAGTACTTTTAGGTAACAAAAGACTTTATGATGCAATAAAAGAGAAAGAAAAACTTTATATGAGTGAAGAGTTTACTGATGAAGTAAACCAAAGACTAGGTGAATTAGAAATAATTAGTGTTGAAGAAGACCCAACATATGAATATGATGTTAAAATTACTAGAATATTAGAAGATTTAGGTTTCCCAGCTTCTCAACACCAAGATTTAATGAGTTCTTTAACGGGTGGAGATAAATTTAAAGTTTTATTAGCACAAGTATTATATCCAAAACCTGATATTTTATTTCTAGATGAGCCTACAAATAACCTTGACATTGAAACAATTGGTTGGTTAGAAAATCAACTTCAACACCACGATGGTACTATGGTTGTTATCTCTCACGATAGACACTTCTTAAATGCAGTATGTACTCATATTTTAGATGTTGATTATAAACAAATTAGAGAGTTTACTGGTAATTATGATGATTGGTATATCGCATCAACTGTTATTGCAAAACAACAAGCAGCTGATAGAGATAAGAAATTAAAAGAAAAAGATGAGTTAGAAAAATTCATCGCTAGATTTAGTGCAAATGCATCAAAAGCAAAACAAGCAACTTCAAGACAAAAACAACTTGATAAATTAGATATTAGTTCTATTCAATTATCAAGTAGAAGAGACCCTTCTATTATTTTTAAACAAAAAAGAGAAGTTGGTAAAGAGCTTTTAAGTGTAAAAAATATCTCTAAATCTTATGATGAGCATGTTGTATTAAAAGATATCTCTTTTACAGTTGAAAAAGATGACAAAATTGCACTTATTGGACCAAATGGTATTGGTAAAACTACTTTATGTGAGATTATTGTAGAAAATCTGAAACCAGATAGTGGAGAAATTCACTGGGGTGCAACTATTCAAAATGGATATTTTCCACAAAATGCTACTGATATTATTAAAGGTGATGTAACTTTATATGATTGGTTAAGAAACTTTGATAAAGAAGCAGATATTAATGAAATTAGAAACTGTTTAGGAAGAATGTTATTTAACGGTCAAGAGCAAGAGAAAAAAGTTGAGTCTTGTTCTGGGGGTGAAAAACATAGAATGTGGCTTTCAAAAATAATGTTAGAGCAACCTAACTTTATGGTATTAGATGAGCCTACAAACCACTTAGACTTAGAAGCAATTATTGCTTTAGGTGAAGCATTACATGAGTATCCAGGTTCTGTAATTTGTGTATCACACGATAGGGAATTATTAGATGCTTATGCAAATAGAATTTTTGCAATTCAACCAGATGGAACAATTTTAGATTTCAAAGGTACTTATGAAGAGTACATTGAATTTAAACAAAACAATGCATAAGTAGAAACTTTTCTACTTATGTGAAACTATTTATAAAAAAGAAGAAGTCTACTTACTTTTAGTAGACATCATTCTTATCTCTTTTCTTTTTATTGCATCATTATATCTTCGTTTATCATCTTCTGTTACAAGTTCAATTTGTGGAACTTTCATTACATTCCCATCCTCATCAACTGCAACCATTGTAAAGTAACAAACATTTGTATTTTTAATAGAGTTATCTCTTGTATCTTCTGAAATTACTTTTATTCCTATTTCCATAGAAGTTCTTCCTGTATAATTTACACTTGCATGAAAAGTAACAAGTGAACCAACTTTAATAGGATTTTTAAATAATACCATATCAACAGAAAGTGTTACAGCATGATATCCTGTATATTTAGAAGCACAAGCATATGCTACTTGGTCTAGCATTTTTAATATTTCACCACCATGTACATTTTTCCCTGTAAAATTTGCTTTTTCAGGAGTCATTAACATAGTCATTGTTAAAGATTTTTCTCTTTTAACATTATTATTCATTTCTAACCTTTTCTAAATCTTTTCATATTTATTATAAAATAAAATTGTAGCATCAAAGTAGGATTTTAAATAGTTATAAAAAAATAGAGAAAAAAATAAAAAAAAGTAACAAAAGGTTAATTTATTAACTTTTTTTTTGTAAGCTTTCTCTAAACTTTCTTCTTTTTATTGCTTCTTGATATCTCTTTTTCTCTTTTTGTGTTATAGGAGTATATTTAGGCACTGGTTTTGGTTTCATATTTTCATCAACTGAAATCATTGTAAAATAGCAAGTATTTGTATGAGATTTTTCTTTTGTTTTTACATCTGTTGAAACTACTTTAATTCCTATTTCCATAGATGTAGTTCCTGTATAGTTTATTTTTGCTTTGAAAGTCACGAGTGAACCAACTTTAATTGGACTTTTAAAAAGTACCAAATCAGAAGAGAGAGTTACAACATAAGTTTTACAATATTGTGCAGCACAAGCATATGCCACTTGGTCTAAAAGTTTTAATATCTCTCCACCATGTACATTAACTCCCGAGAAGTTAGCCATTGATGGAGTCATTAGCATTGAAAGTTTAATTTTTGTTGGTAATTCTCTTCTTTTTTTCTTCATATAAAATTCCTTTATATCATTTCGTTCATTTCTTCTTCTGTTAAAGTTGCAACTCCTAAAGTAATAGCTTTTTCATATTTACTTCCTGCATCTTCACCATAAATAACATAATCAGTTTTTTTAGAAACACTAGAACTAACTTTCGCTCCAAGAGTCTCTAATTTTTTCTTAATAACACCTCTACTTACACTCATAGTTCCTGTAAGAACTACGGTTTTTCCTTTAAAGGCATTTTCGTCTATTTCTACTTTCTCTTCAACTTTTGGTTCAATAATTTCAATTAGTTTTGTAACTAATTGTCTATTTACTCTCATAAACTCTACAAATGAGTTTGCCATTTGTTCACCAATACCATCAAGATTTACTAATGAATCAAAATCAATATTTATTACATCAAGTCCAAACTCTAAACAGATTTGTTTAGAAGCAACTTCTCCAATATGCTCAATACCTAAAGCATTGATAACTCTGTGAAGTTCTGTTCCTTTTGTATTTTTTATTGCATTTAATAAATTATTGATTTTTTTCTCTTTAAATCCTTCTAATTCTTCTAAATCTTCATACTTTAATGAATATAAATCTAATATATCAAATATTTTTTTCTTTTCAACAAGAAGTTCAACTATTTTGATTCCAAGACCATCAATGTTCATACAATTTTTTGAAGCAAAATATATAATTGAATTAGTAACAATACTAGGACAATCTAAATTTTGGCATTTTATTAAAGTACCTTCATCAAGTAATTCACTATCACATTTAGGACAATTTGTTGGTCTTTGTACCTCTTTTTGTGTGCCATCTCTTCTATCATGAAATACTTTTGTTATCTTTGGAATAATATCTCCACTTTTAATAATAATAACTTCATCATTTATTCTTAAATCTAATCTAGCTATTTCATCAAAGTTATGCAAACTTGCTCTTTCAACAGTTGAACCATCAATAAGTGTAGGCTCAACAGCAGCAACTGGAGTTATTACACCTGTTCTTCCAACTTGAAGAATAATATCTTTTATTTTAGTTGTTTTTTCAACAGCAGGAAATTTATACGCACAAGACCATTTTGGAACTTTTACTGTATATCCTAACTCTTCTTGTGTCTCTATATCATCTAT
This genomic window from Arcobacter sp. CECT 8986 contains:
- a CDS encoding response regulator gives rise to the protein MKNLSIKIKLFILSIFSLIFLSTILGVISIKEAENTLIEQKYKALTATRDSKVRQLQELFKLYTKQVNLLSDTPFVKNLTVEFENLHKQIGYDKFEKFPIDNKKIKQALPKWDSFYKDYTNTYPFSDVILVSKYGHVFYTYKKLSDYGENLATGTLTDSTLGKIWKEVKDTRKIVYSDVHKYAPNDYGPAMFLASPIYIDGEFKAVVVLKLKLSSIEDIMNFRAGYATTHEDYLVGKDHLMRSNSFLAPTTHSLEASLKNPKVGFINTLPVEEAFKGFTDTKTNIDFRGKEVLSSYTHFNINKNLSWAVVSQVDLKEVLKTPEELKRTLLIISLITLLVVSLILYLVIQKYIINSLNKFQDGLLTFFKFLNRESDEVKLLEINSKDEIGLMSKAVNKGIVRTQENIKKVEIETWIKDGVNQLNQILINLKDLKAVTDESINFISNYVNAGVAVLYIYNENDKKLREYSSFAHVRRDELSNEFDLKEGIIGQVAFQKKPILLTNIKKDESLITTGTTTQSSFNTYTFPLIYNKEIFGVIEIGSFTSFDKKILDFFDNINRTICIAISSAIKNKKVKELLEETKKANAELEINQIKLEEANANMEEQQQQLEEANANLEEQQQQLEEANANMEEQQQQLKISEQNLKEQNRLLEDTKKEIEQKAKELEQSGKYKSEFLANMSHELRTPLNSIILLSSLLQKNSKKTLSDDDIKKAKTIFESGNELLRLINDILDLSKVESGKMELIVDKFNSIDLLEQMKEIFNYTAIEKGIKLEIEDTYNAPIYNDKDRISQIIRNLISNSLKFTKNGTITLSIAPSKDLTKDFCISVQDTGIGIPEDKQELIFKAFTQADGSTSRQYGGTGLGLSISRELSKLLGGYISLESKENKGSKFSIDLPNLNKSDEHHIEEDIEEKSNFVSKPSLSFEEQEEIVVDDRKHLDNTKEAFLIIDDDEVFSSIVYEEIKKSGNYGLIALNASTGLELVKKYNIKGIMLDLTLPDMDGIEVLKELKSKQATKNIPVHIISSKDKNSETLKLGAIGYLQKPVLDGDINNVINSIENINKKEIKDLLIVEDNDIQKEALIELIGTDDVKITAVNSAQDAIDELKTEKYDTVVVDLSLMDGTGQEVCEFIKNKHPKLPIIIYTAKDLTKEEKVRLQEYSNSIIVKTANSNERILNEINLFLHREEEKEETKEIFKDVDLSDKKVLIVDDDIKNIFVLDAALKEFNATTFTAFNGQEALDFLDKNQVDLVLMDIMMPVMDGYEAMEKIRENEKIKNIPIIAVTAKAMKDDREKCIKLGADDYLSKPIDINILANLIKLWSNKKHK
- a CDS encoding ABC-F family ATP-binding cassette domain-containing protein, yielding MVQIVNLKKAFGARVLFQDINLKFDTGKRYGLIGANGAGKTTFLKILSGQEDATEGEVQIQNGKKVGVLSQNQFAYEEYSIFDTVLLGNKRLYDAIKEKEKLYMSEEFTDEVNQRLGELEIISVEEDPTYEYDVKITRILEDLGFPASQHQDLMSSLTGGDKFKVLLAQVLYPKPDILFLDEPTNNLDIETIGWLENQLQHHDGTMVVISHDRHFLNAVCTHILDVDYKQIREFTGNYDDWYIASTVIAKQQAADRDKKLKEKDELEKFIARFSANASKAKQATSRQKQLDKLDISSIQLSSRRDPSIIFKQKREVGKELLSVKNISKSYDEHVVLKDISFTVEKDDKIALIGPNGIGKTTLCEIIVENLKPDSGEIHWGATIQNGYFPQNATDIIKGDVTLYDWLRNFDKEADINEIRNCLGRMLFNGQEQEKKVESCSGGEKHRMWLSKIMLEQPNFMVLDEPTNHLDLEAIIALGEALHEYPGSVICVSHDRELLDAYANRIFAIQPDGTILDFKGTYEEYIEFKQNNA
- a CDS encoding acyl-CoA thioesterase, which produces MNNNVKREKSLTMTMLMTPEKANFTGKNVHGGEILKMLDQVAYACASKYTGYHAVTLSVDMVLFKNPIKVGSLVTFHASVNYTGRTSMEIGIKVISEDTRDNSIKNTNVCYFTMVAVDEDGNVMKVPQIELVTEDDKRRYNDAIKRKEIRMMSTKSK
- a CDS encoding acyl-CoA thioesterase, translated to MKKKRRELPTKIKLSMLMTPSMANFSGVNVHGGEILKLLDQVAYACAAQYCKTYVVTLSSDLVLFKSPIKVGSLVTFKAKINYTGTTSMEIGIKVVSTDVKTKEKSHTNTCYFTMISVDENMKPKPVPKYTPITQKEKKRYQEAIKRRKFRESLQKKS
- the ligA gene encoding NAD-dependent DNA ligase LigA — translated: MTEIFTKDEYNKNIQTLINWAHAYYVEDNPIATDEEYDKLARACLAYEQTYPQDSHPNSPNKRVGGVVLEGFAKANHLSRMWSQEDVFNTQELEDWINRAKKVNNKLEYYCEPKFDGASLNLIYENGVLKQAITRGDGTVGEDVTNNVKTIHSIPLQIEEKSLIEIRGEIVIRKKDFEKINEQRLQNNEALFANPRNAASGSLRQLNPNITAKRKLFFNVWGVGQNSLNPTKNSKLMEYIYSLGFVKPPLQRVCNNVKEIEELYHEIIASRDSIEMMLDGMVIKIDDIETQEELGYTVKVPKWSCAYKFPAVEKTTKIKDIILQVGRTGVITPVAAVEPTLIDGSTVERASLHNFDEIARLDLRINDEVIIIKSGDIIPKITKVFHDRRDGTQKEVQRPTNCPKCDSELLDEGTLIKCQNLDCPSIVTNSIIYFASKNCMNIDGLGIKIVELLVEKKKIFDILDLYSLKYEDLEELEGFKEKKINNLLNAIKNTKGTELHRVINALGIEHIGEVASKQICLEFGLDVINIDFDSLVNLDGIGEQMANSFVEFMRVNRQLVTKLIEIIEPKVEEKVEIDENAFKGKTVVLTGTMSVSRGVIKKKLETLGAKVSSSVSKKTDYVIYGEDAGSKYEKAITLGVATLTEEEMNEMI